One genomic region from Neoarius graeffei isolate fNeoGra1 chromosome 4, fNeoGra1.pri, whole genome shotgun sequence encodes:
- the LOC132885146 gene encoding Krueppel-like factor 15 isoform X1, whose protein sequence is MKEKILGMVDHFLTTEENFLSYSGVDSPVVYHSLDIVLDSGSYKVMPSPFSEDDHSDTSSLRSCSSPDSQVLSSSYGSTSSTESQDGILNFLLSNTSLGSGGGTNAEASTVTSTPLTGILWNSQRDSMKEENFDLPIWSPSNMEEAPAEPFQPTLEEIEEFLEENMNGVVSLKHEGNTHLGLEIQGLELDLGLGTGVVVMEEPSSEVPETSTIGSQHHSNQTLSMAKLPSDLRVDHETKSTDSIPSNQDPSTQTEDAIKKEAQSGPVSTENSTTTNASSGMPVILQIQPIPIKQENQSPSGAATPPSATQTPTPGTDIKIAQLLVNIQGQTFALVPQFLPSAPNSSSPSTRLNGTSKFVRIAPVPIAAKPVGSGGDGLGLGGFQGGLLVGGAQKFQKNPVADLIKMHKCNFPGCAKMYTKSSHLKAHLRRHTGEKPFACNWPGCVWKFSRSDELSRHRRSHSGVKPYQCPVCEKKFARSDHLSKHIKVHRFPRNSRTVRTAA, encoded by the exons ATGAAAGAGAAAATCTTGGGAATGGTGGATCATTTCTTGACAACTGAAGAGAACTTCCTTTCTTACAGTGGCGTAGACTCGCCTGTGGTGTACCACTCATTGGATATAGTATTAGACTCGGGGAGCTATAAGGTGATGCCTTCACCATTCTCAGAAGACGACCACAGTGATACATCAAGCCTGCGTTCCTGCTCCTCCCCAGATTCCCAAGTTCTTAGCTCAAGCTACGGAAGTACATCAAGCACTGAGAGCCAGGATGGAATCCTCAACTTCCTGCTATCCAATACTTCCCTTGGTAGTGGAGGTGGCACCAATGCTGAGGCTAGCACTGTAACCTCAACTCCTCTAACAGGCATCCTTTGGAACTCACAAAGGGACAGCATGAAGGAAGAGAACTTTGACTTACCAATCTGGTCACCTTCAAACATGGAGGAGGCACCTGCTGAACCTTTCCAGCCCACCCTGGAGGAAATTGAAGAGTTCTTAGAAGAAAACATGAATGGTGTGGTGTCCCTCAAGCATGAGGGGAACACACATCTTGGATTGGAGATCCAAGGTCTAGAGCTAGACCTCGGGTTGGGGACAGGAGTGGTGGTCATGGAAGAGCCCTCATCTGAAGTGCCAGAGACAAGCACCATTGGATCTCAGCATCATTCTAATCAAACTTTGTCAATGGCTAAGCTTCCATCAGACCTTAGAGTTGATCATGAGACCAAAAGCACAGATAGTATTCCAAGTAATCAAGACCCAAGCACGCAGACAGAGGATGCGATAAAGAAGGAGGCCCAAAGTGGACCTGTCTCCACTGAGAACAGCACGACCACCAATGCCAGCAGTGGGATGCCTGTTATTCTTCAAATCCAACCAATTCCGATCAAACAGGAGAATCAGAGCCCCAGTGGGGCTGCAACTCCTCCCTCAGCAACTCAGACCCCCACCCCTGGCACAGACATCAAAATTGCCCAACTGCTGGTGAACATCCAGGGACAGACCTTTGCGCTGGTTCCTCAGTTTCTACCCTCTGCCCCAAATTCATCTTCACCGTCTACCAGGCTAAATGGCACATCTAAATTTGTGCGGATAGCACCTGTGCCCATCGCAGCAAAACCTGTGGGTAGTGGAGGGGATGGCCTTGGTTTGGGTGGGTTCCAAGGTGGTCTCCTAGTTGGAGGAGCACAGAAGTTCCAGAAGAATCCAGTGGCAGATCTCATCAAAATGCACAAGTGCAACTTTCCTGGCTGTGCCAAAATGTACACTAAGAGTAGCCATCTTAAAGCTCACCTGAGGAGGCATACTGGAGAGAAACCATTTGCCTGTAACTGGCCTGGCTGTGTATGGAA GTTTTCCCGCTCAGATGAGTTGTCCCGTCACCGGCGGTCGCACTCTGGGGTAAAGCCATACCAGTGTCCTGTGTGTGAGAAGAAGTTTGCCCGCAGCGATCACTTGTCAAAACACATCAAAGTCCACCGCTTTCCCAGGAACAGCCGGACAGTCCGCACTGCTGCCTGA
- the LOC132885146 gene encoding Krueppel-like factor 15 isoform X2 — protein sequence MKEKILGMVDHFLTTEENFLSYSGVDSPVVYHSLDIVLDSGSYKVMPSPFSEDDHSDTSSLRSCSSPDSQVLSSSYGSTSSTESQDGILNFLLSNTSLGSGGGTNAEASTVTSTPLTGILWNSQRDSMKEENFDLPIWSPSNMEEAPAEPFQPTLEEIEEFLEENMNGVVSLKHEGNTHLGLEIQGLELDLGLGTGVVVMEEPSSEVPETSTIGSQHHSNQTLSMAKLPSDLRVDHETKSTDSIPSNQDPSTQTEDAIKKEAQSGPVSTENSTTTNASSGMPVILQIQPIPIKQENQSPSGAATPPSATQTPTPGTDIKIAQLLVNIQGQTFALVPQFLPSAPNSSSPSTRLNGTSKFVRIAPVPIAAKPVGSGGDGLGLGGFQGGLLVGGAQKFQKNPVADLIKMHKCNFPGCAKMYTKSSHLKAHLRRHTGEKPFACNWPGCVWK from the coding sequence ATGAAAGAGAAAATCTTGGGAATGGTGGATCATTTCTTGACAACTGAAGAGAACTTCCTTTCTTACAGTGGCGTAGACTCGCCTGTGGTGTACCACTCATTGGATATAGTATTAGACTCGGGGAGCTATAAGGTGATGCCTTCACCATTCTCAGAAGACGACCACAGTGATACATCAAGCCTGCGTTCCTGCTCCTCCCCAGATTCCCAAGTTCTTAGCTCAAGCTACGGAAGTACATCAAGCACTGAGAGCCAGGATGGAATCCTCAACTTCCTGCTATCCAATACTTCCCTTGGTAGTGGAGGTGGCACCAATGCTGAGGCTAGCACTGTAACCTCAACTCCTCTAACAGGCATCCTTTGGAACTCACAAAGGGACAGCATGAAGGAAGAGAACTTTGACTTACCAATCTGGTCACCTTCAAACATGGAGGAGGCACCTGCTGAACCTTTCCAGCCCACCCTGGAGGAAATTGAAGAGTTCTTAGAAGAAAACATGAATGGTGTGGTGTCCCTCAAGCATGAGGGGAACACACATCTTGGATTGGAGATCCAAGGTCTAGAGCTAGACCTCGGGTTGGGGACAGGAGTGGTGGTCATGGAAGAGCCCTCATCTGAAGTGCCAGAGACAAGCACCATTGGATCTCAGCATCATTCTAATCAAACTTTGTCAATGGCTAAGCTTCCATCAGACCTTAGAGTTGATCATGAGACCAAAAGCACAGATAGTATTCCAAGTAATCAAGACCCAAGCACGCAGACAGAGGATGCGATAAAGAAGGAGGCCCAAAGTGGACCTGTCTCCACTGAGAACAGCACGACCACCAATGCCAGCAGTGGGATGCCTGTTATTCTTCAAATCCAACCAATTCCGATCAAACAGGAGAATCAGAGCCCCAGTGGGGCTGCAACTCCTCCCTCAGCAACTCAGACCCCCACCCCTGGCACAGACATCAAAATTGCCCAACTGCTGGTGAACATCCAGGGACAGACCTTTGCGCTGGTTCCTCAGTTTCTACCCTCTGCCCCAAATTCATCTTCACCGTCTACCAGGCTAAATGGCACATCTAAATTTGTGCGGATAGCACCTGTGCCCATCGCAGCAAAACCTGTGGGTAGTGGAGGGGATGGCCTTGGTTTGGGTGGGTTCCAAGGTGGTCTCCTAGTTGGAGGAGCACAGAAGTTCCAGAAGAATCCAGTGGCAGATCTCATCAAAATGCACAAGTGCAACTTTCCTGGCTGTGCCAAAATGTACACTAAGAGTAGCCATCTTAAAGCTCACCTGAGGAGGCATACTGGAGAGAAACCATTTGCCTGTAACTGGCCTGGCTGTGTATGGAA